From Microcebus murinus isolate Inina chromosome 15, M.murinus_Inina_mat1.0, whole genome shotgun sequence, the proteins below share one genomic window:
- the LOC105858669 gene encoding LOW QUALITY PROTEIN: POM121-like protein 2 (The sequence of the model RefSeq protein was modified relative to this genomic sequence to represent the inferred CDS: inserted 2 bases in 2 codons; deleted 1 base in 1 codon; substituted 3 bases at 3 genomic stop codons) → MAGILDQPPFRTVIATNAILVAIGAAQLHHRPRRGGTGGQTDPGRSSEPGPSRPVAVGAWSPGASSTEALRDSASKTSEAGTLLSHWPHCISPYGQLPGLQLGHGSEPAPQHRPANRLPNWDPANPTTWLVNEAWRRFPMKRSHNSMMGPLPSEWGESYLKRSIWFLRHPRGIRSPVTVELTPPDRRVPPSISWADVVSSAGPSSSEKARDPCAKETVLRALRECRKGRVRLEEQLFPXNLDRKRKSPETRLSAFKPLMKTGALASFVPRPGPLERSLHXWSSDHSLTKRPSCSSMSSLASVHTGGPLSSKRNAITSCYSSSRNFSEPXKRSVLSASCQIPEXPVKKKEKSHCHSLIPLVLDSESPGTSESSGKQNQKISLLLSSPGNLLSVTPPSQRGYAVPEEALTLGKKARVQWSNKARKETTEATTDPVPETSPAIHTSMSLTQPPSVTALTKSTNAQLENLKKMKSPGPLTSPQSPGDATSMAHSPLKTPSLLTPHECSXELLPSISPDSKSTATFILLTTTSPTLAVTDIVRPPSTSQADRSAMPPDSPATTPAGPNVQSTLFGMSSLTHHLPASALPSATSAHPMLRPILLLLNCSN, encoded by the exons ATGGCGGGAATCCTCGATCAGCCGCCTTTCCGGACTGTTATCGCCACAAATGCCATCCTGGTTGCCATCGGGGCTGCACAGCTCCACCACCGGCCCAG ACGTGGGGGAACTGGCGGGCAGACCGATCCAGGCCGGAGCTCTGAGCCTGGACCCTCGAGGCCCGTCGCAGTCGGAGCCTGGAGCCCTGGCGCCAGCTCGACTGAAGCTCTGCGCGACTCG GCATCCAAAACCTCCGAAGCTGGAACCCTACTCAGTCACTGGCCCCATTGTATCTCTCCTTATGGGCAGTTACCTGGGCTTCAACTCGGCCATGGCTCCGAACCCGCCCCACAGCACAGACCTGCGAACAGGCTGCCAAACTGGGATCCTGCCAATCCCACCACATGGCTGGTTAATGAGGCTTGGAGGCGCTTTCCCATGAAGAGGTCCCACAATTCCATGATGGGGCCTCTTCCCTCAGAATGGGGGGAAAGTTACTTAAAGCGGAGTATTTGGTTTCTTCGGCACCCAAGGGGAATTCGGAGCCCAGTAACCGTTGAGCTCACTCCTCCTGACCGGAGAGTGCCTCCTTCCATTTCTTGGGCAGATGTAGTCAGCTCTGCGGGGCCCTCATCCTCTGAGAAGGCCCGAGACCCGTGTGCAAAGGAGACAGTGCTGAGGGCCCTCAGAGAGTGCAGAAAGGGGAGAGTGAGGTTGGAAGAACAACTATTCCCTTAGAACTtggacaggaagaggaagagtccAGAGACCAGACTATCTGCATTTAAGCCCCTGATGAAAACTGGAGCCCTCGCTTCATTTgtgcccaggcctgggcctcTGGAGAGAAGCCTCC TCTGGAGCTCAGACCACAGCTTGACTAAGAGGCCCAGTTGCTCCTCTATGAGTTCCTTGGCCAGCGTACACACAGGTGGCCCCCTCAGCTCCAAAAGGAATGCTATTACCAGCTGTTACAGCTCTTCCAGAAATTTCTCAGagccttaaaaaagaagtgtTCTCAGTGCATCATGCCAGATACCAGAGTGaccagtaaaaaagaaagaaaagagtcacTGTCACTCTCTAATCCCTCTAGTATTAGACAGTGAGTCCCCAGGAACATCTGAAAGTTCTGGAAAGCAAAATCAGAAGATTTCGCTGCTGCTGTCTAGCCCTGGGAACTTGCTTTCTGTGACTCCTCCTTCCCAACGTGGTTATGCAGTCCCCGAAGAAGCTCTGACC TTGGGGAAGAAAGCTAGGGTACAATGGAGCAACAAAGccagaaaagaaacaactgaggCCACCACAGACCCTGTCCCTGAGACTTCGCCTGCTATTCATACTTCCATGTCTCTTACTCAGCCTCCTTCAGTGACGGCTCTAACCAAGAGTACTAATGCTCAGTTggaaaacttaaagaaaatgaagtctCCAGGTCCACTGACCTCCCCACAGTCTCCTGGAGACGCAACCAGTATGGCCCATTCACCTCTGAAGACACCCAGCCTACTGACCCCACATGAGTGCT CAGAGCTCCTTCCAAGCATTTCTCCAGACTCAAAGTCCACAGCTACTTTCATCCTGCTGACCACCACCTCCCCCACATTAGCAGTCACTGACATCGTTCGGCCACCTTCAACCTCTCAGGCTGACAGGTCTGCCATGCCCCCAGACTCACCTGCCACTACCCCTGCAGGACCCAACGTGCAAAGTACTTTGTTTGGAATGAGTAGCCTAACTCACCATCTTCCTGCATCTGCACTTCCCTCTGCAACTTCTGCTCACCCCATGTTACGACCCATTTTgctcttgcttaattgctctaactag